The following are encoded together in the Panicum virgatum strain AP13 chromosome 6K, P.virgatum_v5, whole genome shotgun sequence genome:
- the LOC120711174 gene encoding pentatricopeptide repeat-containing protein At1g71490-like produces the protein MRPQPPPPAALSKHHLLRIRHCLPPVWLNAAPAQDPSPPPTSFFFPASLSSLLFSCTAERARFPGEQVHARAVALSLGAHPSVLPRLASFYIALGDLPAARAAVEHAAGKARAFPWNLLIWGYADRGLWGDVVLAYARMLALGVAADRFTYPSVLRACGELRDATVGRGIEQLIQRWGYGLDMYVWNALVGMYAKCGQLEDARRVFDGMPARDVVSWNAMVSGYASTGMWGEAFGLLQRVPGANIVTWNIVAAGNLKAGNDGEVMRLVSQMRSSHGPGLDFVAVVIGLKACGRNGCLRIVRELHGVAVRLCLDRLERVECSLITMYSRCQMMRFAYRLFRTCSVRSMATWNSLLAGFAFMDQVEEAMLLFREMTGSDVFPNDVTVLTMLSLSARFGHLCHGREMHCYIIKRGLSGSNLLQNSLVDMYSKSRQMAAARRVFDQMQCQDRHAYTSLILGYGMQREGVTEAL, from the coding sequence ATGCGCCCAcaacctcctcctcccgccgcgctGTCCaagcaccacctcctccgcaTCCGCCACTGCCTCCCACCCGTTTGGCTTAATGCCGCCCCCGCCCAGGACCCGTCCCCGCCGCCCACCTCCTTTTTCTTCcccgcctccctctcctcccttctcttCTCCTGCACCGCGGAACGCGCCCGCTTCCCCGGCGAGCAGGTGCACGCGCGCGCCGTCGCGCTCAGCCTGGGCGCGCACCCCTCGGTGCTCCCCAGGCTCGCCTCCTTCTACATcgcgctcggcgacctccccgCGGCGCGAGCCGCCGTCGAGCACGCGGCGGGGAAGGCGCGGGCGTTCCCCTGGAACCTGCTCATATGGGGCTACGCGGACCGCGGGCTGTGGGGCGACGTGGTCCTCGCGTACGCGAGGATGCTGGCGCTGGGCGTGGCCGCCGACAGGTTCACGTACCCGTCGGTCCTGCGCGCCTGCGGCGAGCTCCGGGATGCCACCGTTGGTCGGGGGATTGAGCAGCTGATTCAGAGGTGGGGGTATGGTCTGGACATGTACGTCTGGAATGCTCTGGTTGGGATGTACGCCAAGTGCGGGCAGCTGGAGGACGCACGCAGGGTGTTTGATGGAATGCCTGCGAGGGATGTAGTCAGCTGGAACGCGATGGTGTCTGGGTATGCGTCCACGGGTATGTGGGGCGAGGCGTTTGGGCTGCTGCAGCGGGTTCCTGGGGCAAACATTGTCACCTGGAACATTGTTGCAGCAGGAAATTTGAAGGCGGGGAACGACGGCGAGGTGATGAGGCTGGTGTCGCAGATGAGGAGTTCCCACGGTCCGGGGCTGGATTTTGTGGCTGTTGTGATTGGCCTCAAGGCATGTGGTCGGAATGGTTGTCTGAGAATTGTCCGTGAGTTGCACGGTGTTGCTGTTCGTCTATGCTTGGATAGGCTCGAACGCGTGGAGTGTTCATTGATCACAATGTACTCAAGATGCCAGATGATGAGGTTTGCCTACCGTCTCTTTAGAACATGTTCAGTTCGGAGCATGGCAACATGGAATTCATTGCTAGCAGGATTTGCATTCATGGACCAGGTCGAGGAAGCTATGCTGCTTTTCAGAGAGATGACTGGTTCCGATGTCTTTCCAAATGATGTCACTGTGTTAACTATGCTTTCACTTAGTGCACGTTTTGGACACCTGTGTCACGGAAGGGAGATGCACTGCTACATCATCAAGCGTGGACTCAGTGGCTCTAACTTACTGCAGAACTCACTTGTTGACATGTACTCAAAGTCTAGACAGATGGCAGCTGCCCGCAGAGTGTTTGATCAGATGCAATGTCAAGACAGGCACGCCTACACTTCGTTGATTTTGGGGTATGGAATGCAAAGAGAGGGTGTCACTGAAGCTCTTTGA
- the LOC120711169 gene encoding uncharacterized protein LOC120711169, whose product MVRKVVFWSSYIDGVIKEVLDLVQMNTNEYIFYFDGWRGYGKTAFLSYMARMLPSMKGPPPGCRFGRIIYLDCSMWESKRAMQRKLAEELKLDRKTMAMFEEQDEEDDFYGVDRASRDVIRNVAAVIDQTLRGSRFMVIFINGSDDEIDDDRYRQADGIISYLSEQTGTPYLIVQDDDELLLDAYEKRPAYRWIAIKLKNNITSKNKKVQEDLQTTLAGASSIILGSGCSDESPHVSLPNDLFKQCINNLCMLILSRCSFIFASPPFSQCRTLRYLGLDHCTDDGTGTASSQLEGEDSCITKWACLYSLLVLDLYYTEWGEILSKEKIELMANLAELNIEGVWCRQWISSQLEKRLPYLQRLRIIKPPVRQAQTTSPTDIISNSLIDKTKLEVLDLSGNIIDMENLPTSLSKASNLQELILDGCVGLENVVVANSSLKSFSFDCSKHIDDADKKYVKTSKISLEGCTQLEKLILCGLPNLVELHLSGCPIKILVTPEC is encoded by the exons ATGGTTCGCAAAGTG GTCTTCTGGAGTAGCTACATTGATGGCGTCATAAAGGAGGTACTTGATCTTGTTCAAATGAACACCAACGAGTACATCTTCTATTTTGATGGTTGGAGAGGTTATGGCAAGACTGCATTCCTCAGTTACATGGCACGAATGCTCCCATCCATGAAAGGTCCTCCTCCAGGATGTCGCTTTGGCAGAATAATTTATCTAGATTGCTCAATGTGGGAAAGTAAAAGGGCGATGCAGAGAAAACTTGCTGAGGAGCTAAAACTGGACCGTAAGACCATGGCCATGTTTGAGGAGCAGGACGAGGAGGATGACTTTTATGGAGTGGACCGTGCCTCTAGGGATGTGATACGAAATGTGGCAGCAGTGATTGACCAAACTCTGAGAGGGAGTAGATTTATGGTCATCTTTATTAACGGGAGTGATGACGAAATTGATGATGATAGGTATCGGCAGGCTGATGGTATTATTTCTTATTTGTCTGAACAAACAGGGACCCCATATCTAATTGTCCAAGATGATGATGAGTTACTACTTGATGCATATGAAAAGAGACCTGCTTACCGTTGGATTGCTATCAAATTGAAGAATAATATCACCTCAAAGAATAAGAAGGTACAAGAAGATCTGCAGACGACACTGGCAGGGGCATCATCAATCATCCTAGGATCTGGATGCTCTGATGAAAGCCCACATGTATCATTACCAAATGACTTGTTTAAACAGTGCATCAATAACCTTTGCATGTTGATCCTATCCCGTTGCTCTTTCATCTTCGCATCACCCCCTTTCTCCCAGTGCCGCACATTGAGATACCTTGGGTTGGACCACTGCACAGATGATGGTACCGGCACCGCTAGTAGTCAACTTGAAGGAGAGGACAGCTGTATCACCAAATGGGCCTGTTTGTATAGCCTGTTGGTGCTTGACCTATATTACACAGAATGGGGTGAGATCTTATCCAAGGAGAAGATAGAGCTTATGGCTAACCTTGCAGAGCTAAATATAGAGGGAGTTTGGTGCAGGCAGTGGATAAGTAGTCAACTAGAGAAGAGATTACCTTACCTTCAAAGGCTCCGAATAATCAAGCCACCGGTGCGTCAGGCACAGACGACATCACCAACAGACATCATCAGCAACTCATTGATAGACAAGACAAAGCTGGAAGTACTTGACTTGTCTGGTAACATTATTGACATGGAAAACCTACCGACAAGCCTATCAAAAGCAAGCAATTTACAGGAGCTTATTCTTGATGGTTGTGTTGGGCTAGAAAATGTTGTGGTGGCTAACTCCTCTCTCAAGTCATTCAGTTTTGACTGCTCCAAACATATAGATGATGCAGATAAGAAATATGTGAAAACCTCCAAGATATCCCTAGAAGGATGTACACAGTTGGAGAAACTGATCTTGTGTGGGCTACCCAATCTTGTGGAGCTACACCTTTCAGGGTGTCCAATCAAGATACTTGTAACACCCGAGTGTTAA